CCGAAAGTAAAATAGATTTCACCTTCAAAATTATCATTCAGATATTCCAGAGTTTCCAAGGAAGCCAAATCTCCGCAACAAATAATCTTTTCGATTTTATTTAAAGCGCAATAATCCAAAACTTTTTTGAGATTGGGAATATTGTCATGAATGTCGGATATGATTGCTATTTTCATAGATACTACAAATTAACAAATTTATTGCAAATATACAAATTTTTAAATTTTCTTAATTTCCGGTAAGTTGTCCCAAATAAGTTCAAAAATCAATTTCATTGTCTTATAGATTTCCGAACTTTCAATAATCAAACCGGTTTCTTCTTTCGAAGACATTAGAGCCACCTTAGAAAATCCGTAGATATTAATTTCTATGGAAAATGGATACTTTTTCGGATCAACTACCTTGGAGGATCGCAATTGTTCCTGATCTTGGGAAGCCACTTCCTTTTGCATAAATTCGGTTGCAGGCATAATAAATCGGGCCGTCAGATGCTTTTGTTTTCTTCGTTTCATATAATCCCAAGCCCAATCATGGCCTAAAATTTTGACCACATCTTCGGAAGCAAAACCCAGAATTTCTCCGGAATACTTCAGGGTATCATTATAAACCTCTCTCAAACCTTCTTTCCCTTCATAAAATCTAATTTTTGGCTTATTTCCAGCCGTATTATGAATAGATTTGAGCTGGGGTAGAATTTCGGCAAACATTTCTTCCTTTATTTTCAGGTCTTTTTGAATCTTTTCCGGGTCTTCGCCGAGATAAAGGGTTTTTTTACCTTTGACCGTCTCCGAAATCAGTCCTTTTTCCTTTAAATCAAGCAAAATATCGTAGGTGGTGGTTCTTTTAATGCCGGCTTTTTTGGCAATCTCCAAGACTGTGGTTCCGCCTAACTCCAAAGCGGCAAGATAGACATCCGCCTTTCGTCCTTCGAGACCAAATTGTTCCAAAACTTGCTTTATCTCCATAGCCCTATTTTAGCACATGTCGACACTTTTCGTCAACTTTTAATATAATTATTAACCTTATTTTGGCTTTAATACGCTATTTTACTATTTTAATTGACGGTTATCGTTGACGTTTTGCTCTTTTGAATGTATAATGGGCTGTTACGATGAAAATCCAATGGATTGGACTCGCAACAATGTTCCTTGAGAAATCACCTCCCAATAAGTCCTTATTTGTCAATTAGGCAGAAAGGCAGGGAAAAGGAGATAAAAGCAATGTACATGTTCAAGCGAATCCAGGGCTTGGAAAACTATATCATTTATTTTGAGTACGGATTGTATGAGAACGTCAATCGTAAATTTTACGCTTGGCTGGCGAAGGAGGAAGAGTGGGACAATAAAATGCTTCTTTTACAAACTGGCGTTTGTGGTTTAGAAGACGAATACATTAAAATCGAATCCGCCATTTTTCAAAACGACATTATTGAAATTCGTCTCGAAACGGGGGAATGGCATTCTGGACGCATTAACAGATACCAGGTTTGCATCAAAACCGTGCCAATTAGCAAAATCACGAAGCATGCTGATGTTGTAAAAAAAGTCTCCAAGAAGGTGATCAGATAGGTTTCACGGCAAGAGCGATAGAATCTTATCCTCTTGCCTCTCAATTGAGATTTTAAAAAATATTTTTGAAATCTCTGAGAGAAAAAGTTCTTCAAAAGGAGGTGAAGCGTATGCCGTGGAACGAACGCGCAATGTTTGACAGCCTAAATTCGTAGGCGCGGCACGGGAAGCGTGGTTACTCTGTCCCCAAAAAAGCAGGAGTAGCCGGGAGATAATGAATCCCCAAATACTAACTGGATAGTCAAGGGCATGGTAAGATACGTTTTTGTATCTTATGGGTGGCACTTTGGGACGTCTCTCCCTATAGAGGCGGCTTCCAGTAAAATGGAAGTGGGGCAACCACGTCATCCGCTATACTTTAGTAAATTCATTAGGCAAGAGCGATAGAATCTTATCCTCTTGCCTCTCTTATCAAAATCATATTTTTTATGGTTTTAATAAGGGAAAATTCCCGAAGCAGTTTAAAAAATGAAAAAGGAGAAGCGAAATGAAATTCCAAGTTTCAGTTTCGGACGCAATTGAAAAATGCGAGAAGGTAGTGAAAAAATGGGAAGAAAGAGAGAAAGCGGGAAAGGCCTACGGCTTCGCCCAGATTCACGAAAGAGTGGCAAGCAACCTGAAAAGTTTTAAGGCTGAACTGGAAGAAAACAGAAACAATCCGATCTATGTATGCAAAGATGTCAGTGGCTACGTTGATGTGCTGCAAAACAAATTATTTCATACCCGTACCAATCCAAAGGCAAAGAAAAGGATCGACAAGATACTCGATGGACTAAATATGTTGATTTATCTTCTCGATAACATCAACATAGTCCCATGAACCAAAAGGGGGGCGAAAAAAACAGCGGTTGAAGAATCTTTCAACCGCTTTTTTATTTGAAGAAAGTTAATTTAAAAGTTTTGTGAATATATGTTCGGGATTCTTCGTCGAGGCGACGCAGAATGACATTACGTTTTCACTTTCACTTGACAACTCTCTTTTTTAATGATACAATAAAGTTAACAAAAGTGTTAATTATTATGCATCATTAAAATTATGAACAATCTGGAATTAAAAGAATATATCAAAAAACTGGGGATTTCGGCCGACCAGATTCTGCGCGAAGAAGCTGAGATGGAATTTCTGAAAGATTTTTCCGAAAGCAAGCTAAGTTCAAATGTTGTTTTCTATGGAGGAACGGCGCTCCGCTTGGCCTATAATTCTCCTCGTTTTTCTGAAGATCTTGATTTTCTGACTATTAAAAATATTAGGTTTTCCGAATTTAAAAAACTGATGGAAAAAATTGAGAAAAACCATTCAGGCTGGAAACTGACTGACACCAAAGAAAAACGCCAAACAATATTTGCACTGTTTAATATTTATGATGAAAAATTGAAGCACAGCTTTTCTGTCAAAATAGAAATCCATAAGCCGGAAAGAAAAACAAAATTCAAAACAGACCTGATGCTCATAAAAAGTCCTATTAGCATCAATGAGCCATTGGTCTTGGTTCCTGCGCTTCAAGAATTAAAAACCTTCAAAGAAATGGCTTTGATGCAAAGAAGAAAAGCTCGGGATATTTTTGATCTTTGGTATATTTCCCAAGTTCTTCGAGAAAACTTCGTTTTACCCAAAAAAGTTCCGCCCTATTCAGCAAGAGAGTTCAAGAATGAACTGCAAGTTTTCTTACCCAAAAAATATTATCCGATAGTCAGCCAACTATATGAAAAAATTACTGGAAAAAATTAAACTCATCTCTAAGAGTTATTTCTCTTTTTCTGATTTGAGAAAAATAGCACCTATGGAGGAAAATGGCCTAAAGGTGTCCTTGAATCGCTTGGTTAAAAACGGAGCGCTTTTGCGATTGTCGAGAGGAATTTATGCGACTAACCTGTCCAACGTTGAATGGAATAAATTGGCATTAGAATTATATTCTCAGAGTTACCTTTCTTTTGAATGGGCGCTGGCCTACCACAAAATTCTCAGCCAGCAACCCATTAATTTGACATTGGCAACCGCAAAAAGAAGCAGAACGATAAACGTTTCTGATTATATTTTTATCTATCACCACATTAGACCGGAGTTGTTTTGGGGATATGAAAAGAGGGATAACGTCATGATTGCTGATCCGGAAAAAGCTTTTTTGGACTTGGCTTATTTATCAATTAACGGTTATGCCAAATTAGATGCATCCGAAATGAACTTGAAACTTCTTGATAAAAAAAGAATTGGACTTTATTTGAAAAAATTTAATTCAAAGAAATTAAAAAAACTTGTTGAAACCGTATTAGTTTCTTAACTTTTTCAGTATTTCAATATCATTTTTATTTCCTGGAAATTCGGTTTCGCAAAGCATATCGATGTTTTGAGATTTAGCAAGGGCAACGATATTTTTAAAAGCATCGAGACCGATTTTTCCTTGGCCGATATGTTCGTGGCGGTCAATGTTTGATCCGCAATCCGATTTGGAATCATTGGCATGTATCAGCTTTATGTTTTCCGCTCCGATTTCTTCGTCGATTCTTTCAAGCGTTTTTTCAAAATCCCGCCAATCATATCCGGAAGCAAAACTGTGCTGGGTATCGAGGCAGATTCCGGCAATATTTTTGTCGTTTATTTTCTTGATCACCTCGCCAAGTTCTCCTAAATTATCTCCAATAATATCTCCGGTTCCCGCGCTATTTTCCAAAAGAAGTTTGGTTTTTCCTTTATATCCTTCCAAGGTTTTTTGAAGCATATGCACCACTTTTTGAATCGATTCTTTTTCTCCCAATTCTTTAGCGGATCCCAGATGTGTCATCACGTATTTGGCGTCAAGCAAACTTCCGCGTTCCAGTTCTTCGCGAATAGCCCTAACTGATCCGTATCGTATTCGATTATTAGCCGAAGCAAAGTTTATGTAATATGGAGCGTGAATATATATTTCAAGAATTTTGAATTTTGAATTCTGAATTTTGAATGATTGGATTGTTTCTTCTGTGATTTCCGGAGTTTTTCCTCCTTGCGGAGAACGGGTGAAAATCTGCATCACTTCACAGCCAAGCTTAGCTGCTCTTTCTGGAGCATTTTGGATTCCTCCGGCAATTGAAACATGACAACCAATGTTCATACAATGAAAGTTTGGTCAATATTATAAGATTATTTTAACATTAAATGTCTTTGGTGTTAAAGCAAGCTACTCAAATTTCTAATTTTCAATTTATAATTTTCAAACAAATATCAATGACAAAATTTTGTAAATTGAAAAATTAATTTATTGGAAATTGTTTGAAAATTGAAAATTGTGAATTGAAAATTCCTATACAATTTCCCATCCTTCTTCCGTCTCGACAATTTTTCCTTTGACCTCAAAGCCAGAGGCCAGTTTGTGCCCGCCGCCACCGAATTGGTGAGCGATCTCAGAAACATCAACCCCTTTATATTCTTCCGACCTTAGACTGCCTTTAATATTATCGCCTTCTCGTTGAGAAAGAATCAATGAAAATTTAGTTCCCGGAACAGTATTAAGAATAGATGCCACTTGAGCAATATCTTCCGTGGACGCTTCGCAATCTTTAATGTCATCTTCAGTCAAAACGGTAGCAATCATACCGTTTCTAGGATTAATTTTAGCCTTTTCGAAAGCCCTGCCCCAAAGCTTTAGGGTTGATATTTTTTTATTGGCAAAAACAATATCAACTATCTTGGAAATGGGCGCTCCTTTTTTCATCAAATCGGAAGCAATATTCATAACATAAGTCGAGGTGTTAGAGTGCTGGAAGCTCCCAGTATCACCCAAGATTCCCGCCATCAAGCAAGTAGCTATTTCTTTAGTAATTTTTAAATTGCAAAAAACAAAAAAACGATAAATCATTTCACAGACCGAGGAACAAGACGAATCCATAATATTAGCATCTCCTTGAAGATGGATGTCGGGATGATGATCGATGAGAACTGTTGCCTGATTCAATGAAATCTTTTCAAATATCCTGTCGAATCCTCTTTCAACACTGTCACAAGCAATAACTGCATCATAAGATGACATGTCTAATTTATCAGGAAAAACAAATTCTGCATGAAAAATTTCATTAAGATAATTCGGAAATGGATCAAAGCAAGCAATGTCCACTTTTTTTCCAAGCGATGCAATGTATTCTCTTAGAGCCAAGTTAGCCCCGATGGTATCTCCATCAGGATTAGTGTGGGCAAAAAGAAGCACGTTATTGGATTTGTTTATTATATAGTTTAAGGTTGTGAATTCTTTTACAAAAGATTTCATAGACAAGTTCGGAAGCTTCAACAAATATCAATCTCTGTTAATATCATTCAGCAATTTTTCCACCTCATCAGCCTTTGATTCAGTAGTGTCGACAATGAATTCTATTTTGGGAATAATTTTAATAAAGAGTTTTTTGTTGAGTTTTCCCTGGATAAGATAAGTTTCTTTCTTTAAGGTTTCTAGGGCATAATTAATCTCCCGCTCAGGGAAAATGCTGATGAATATACGAGTATAGCGAAGATCCCGGCTGGTGTCAACTTTCGCCACAGTTAAAAAAACTCCCGGCTTCAAATTGAGTTCCCGAGTTATAATATCCGATATTTGCTGTTTTATCAGCTCGTTTATCTTTGAAATACGATAAGGCATACGTTTCGCAAATAGTCGCTAATGATGAACGAATGAATTCGAATGTATTTGATAGTATTCGCAACAATTAGCGTTAAAGCTTGCGCTTCTTTTCTTCTTCCCGATAACAAATCAGATTGTCTCCCTCTTTTATTTTTACGCCTCCTTCAAAGGTAAGCCCGCATTCGTTTCCTTGATTTACTTCCTGGGTATTTTGTTTGTTCTGTTGTAAATTGGCCATTTTTCCTTTTCCAATTATTTCTCCTTCTCTTTTTACTTCAATATTTTCTCCTTTAATCATTTTCCCCTCGCTCACTCTTCCTCCTACAATCATATCTCTTTTTCCAGTTTTAAAAATTGCCAGCACCTTTAAGATTCCGAGGTCTGTTCTCTCAATTTCTACCGGAAGCATATCTGAAAGCATTTTCTTCACTTCTTCCACTAATTCATAAATAATATTATAGACTTTCATTGAAACTCCCGCTCCTTCAGAAAGACGCTTGGCTACCGGAGTAACAACCACATTGAAGCCAAAAATAATGGCTCCGGCGCTTTCTGCGATTTTTACATCCGATTCGGTAATATTTCCCACTCCGGTTCCAATATATTGGACGGCTACGTCTTCTGATTTAATAGTTGAAAGAATCTGCTCAATAGCCTCAAGTGATCCTTGAACATCGGTTTTTAAGATCACCTTCAACCTTTTTACGCCGCCTTCGAGAGAGCTTTGGTCAATCTTGGTTTTTAGCGCATTGCTTCCGCTAGCTTGCGATTTCATCTCAGAAAAAGATTTTTTACTGACAATCTGCAAGATATCATTCGTTTTCGCCACACTTCCCAGCCCCATTATTGTAACTGGCATAGAAGGCTCAGCAACATTAACACTTCTTCCGGTAAAATCTTCCATTCTTCGAATTCTCCCTGTCACCACGCCAGCCACCACATCTTGTCCCACCTTCAAGGTTCCGGTTTTTACTAATGCCGTCGCTACCGGACCTTTCTTCGAGTCAAGATGTGCTTCCAAAATTATCGCCAGTCCATCTCTTTTAAAATCAGCTTTAAAATCCTCCACTTCTGTCACTAACAAAATATTCTCTAAAAGATTGTCTATCCCCAATCCTTGTTTAGCACTTACTTCAACCGCAATGACATCTCCGCCCCATTCCTCAATAACAATTCCATTATCAGCCAGCTCTTGCTTTACCTTTATTATGTTGGCCTCTGGCTTATCAACTTTATTAATCGCTACAATTACCGGCATTTTCTTTTCTTTAAGATAGGATATTACCTCCTTGGTCTGAGGACGCACTCCATCATCAGCCGCTACCACCAAAACAGCGACATCGGCGATGCTGACTCCTCGCTCGCGCATAGCCGAAAAAGCCTCATGCCCAGGAGTGTCAACAAAGGTAATCCATTCCCCTTTCTTTTTTACCTGATAGGCGCTAATATGCTGGGTTATTCCACCTGCTTCCTTGGCCGCCACGCTTGTTTTCCGAATCGTATCCAAAAGAGTGGTTTTTCCATGATCAACATGACCCAAAATAGTAACGATGGGCGAGCGCGATTCAAGGATTTTGTCTGATTCTTTCTCTTTTTTGATTATTTCGACTAATTTTTCCAGTGTTATTATTTCTTTTTCAGAACAAAGAGCGTCTTCTTTCGTGGAAAATCCTAGATCTTGAGCAATAATACTGGCGGTTTCGAAATCAATTTCTTCATTTATGGTCGCCAAAATATTGTTTCCCATCAGCTCGGTAATAATTTTTGAAATTGGCAAATTCAAAATCTCTGCTAGCCTTTTCACTGTAACAGAGGCTGGTATTCTGGCTAATTTTTGATTTTCGTTATCCATTTTTTTAAACTAAACTTTGCTAGGTTTTTTCTGCATCGCGATTTTAACCACCTTCTTCTCTTCTTCGGTTAAGGGATATTTTTCTTCTTCTCCCTTAGCAATCGGCTTTGAATAAACCCTGGTTCCTTCTTTGGTGTGAAGAGATGATATAACTACTCCTGTATTTTTTCCATCCAGAAGGGCTACTGAAAAACTTTGATCTCCTCCAATATCACCAAATGGATTAAATCTGATTATTCCCACCTTGTGGATGCTGGAAAAGGAAAGCTGGTGTATTTTATTGGAAATATTATAAAGCTCTTGGATTTCAATATCCAAAGATTTTATATCGGTCGAGTTTTTTAGCATTAACTCTTCCAGACTTTTTCCATCCTTTCCTTCAAACAAAATCGCACTTTTTCTCTCTAGCCCTCTTGTTTTTGCTAAAACATAAAAAACAATCACAATCAAAACTATCACAAAAACTGCTAAAAGGATAACCACCCAAGACAGGCTATTTTCGACTAATAAAAAAAATGTGTTCATAGACAAAACGAATTGCTACTTTAAGTTAGCACTTATTCGTTGTTATGTAAAGAAAGAGGCTTTTTATCAAAAGAAAAATTAATGCGCACATCTTATAAACAGATTGTAAACCATTATTCCTCTGACAAAAAGCGTTGCCTATGCTATAATTTTCAACACACGACTAAGCTTCTTTTAACGGAGGTAATCTAAAAAACTATATGACAAATGAAGAGCTTTGGCAGGCAGCCCTGGGAGAAATAGAGTTATCTATTTCAAAGGCTAATTTTATCACCTGGTTTAAAAACACTTCTATCCTTTCGAGTGAGCGTGGAAAGATAGTTATTGGTGTTCCGAATGGATTTTCCAAAGAATGGCTGGAAAATAAGTATAGGAGCTATATAATAAAAGCTCTTCAGAATTTTCACAAAGAAGTTTTTGAAATCAGTTGTTTGATTTATAGTCCTTCTAACATTAGCCAGGATAAGCCAAAAAATGTTGACGCTATTAAAAATCCTGAGCAATATCAAGTTTCCAGCGCTATTCCTAAAAATATTCAATTTAAGCCTTTTGGCGCCAAATCTTCCAACTTAAATTCACGTTATCTTTTTGAAAATTTCATCATAGGAGAAAATAATGAACTAGCCAGAGCAGCCTGCTGGGCTGTCTCCCAAAATCTTGGAAAAGTCTATAATCCGCTTTTTATCTATGGAAATGTTGGGCTTGGCAAAACCCACCTCCTCCAATCAATTGGAAACGAGGTACTAAAAAATAACCCTCAAAAAAATGTAGTTTACATAACCCTAGAAAAGTTTGCTACTGACCTCATTGAATCCATAAAAAATGGGAGAGTAAGCGAATTTAAGGCTACTTTTCAACAAGTTGATCTTTTAATCATTGACGATATTCAGTTTCTCTCCGGCAAAGAAAAAACTCAAAATGAGTTTTTTCACATATTCAACGCACTCTATCAACTCAACAAGCAGCTCGTCTTAAGTAGCGATCGGCCTCCTAAATCAATTGCTACTATTGAAGATCGACTTCGCTCTCGTTTTGAAGGAGGAATGATTGCTGACATTGGAAGGCCTGATCTAGAAACAAGAATGGCCATATTAAAAGAAAAATCAGCTGAAAAAGGGCTTCCCTTAACCGAAGAGGTCTCAAGATTTATCGCAGAGAACATAAAAAACAACATCCGAGAACTTGAAGGAGCTCTGAATAGAATTATTGCTTTATCTGAATTGGGCGGCAAAGAACCAACTTTAGATTTTGTCAAAAAAACACTCGAAACAACCATTTCTAGCGGAAAAAAACAAGGCATAAATCACCAAAACGTTATTGATTTGGTTTCAGATTTTTACAATGTTTCACAGGAAGATCTTCTGAACAAAGGACGAAAACAAGAAGTGGCTCTGGCTAGACAGGTGGCTATGTACCTAATGAGAAGCGAATTAAATATTTCCTACCCTGGAATTGGTGAAAAATTTGGAGGCAGAGATCACACCACCGCATTGCATGCCTTCGAAAAAATCAACAGGGAGTTGGATGTTAATGAAAGAATAAAGGAGGCTGTGTTTACTCTTAAGGAGCGTCTATATCAACTAGATTAGTGGACAGCCTGTTAATAACACTGCATCATCCCTTGTATTACTCTAGTTATCCACAGATTAAGCCTGTTAATAACTCGTGCAAAAAATTAACAAAAACCTTAGACGATACTTATCAACAGCACACACCCAATCCAAACTACCAACATATCCACAATTAATTTACCTTAAATTATCCTAAAACAAAGCAAATATTTATTTATCCACAAGTTATATAATAATAGTAATAAATATATAAATATATTACTAATTAATTTAAATATACTTATATGAAAATCACTTGCACTCAGGAAAATTTTAAAAAGGCTATATATAACACAGAGAGGGTTATTGGAAAACAATCTACTTTGCCCATTTTAGAAAATATCCTTTTGGAAACAGAAAAAGGAATGCTTAAGTTTTCTGCTACTAATTTGGAAATTGGAGTATTTTTGAAAGTAGGAGCAAAAATAGAAAAAGAAGGAAAAATAACCATCCCTGCCAAAATTATCAGTAATTTTGTAAACAATCTTCCTCAAGGAGAAAACATCACCATTGAGACGGATGATCAGGTTTTGCGCATAAAAAGTGGCAATTCTAAAGCGAGCATAAAAGGACTTAGCGCCCAAGATTTTCCTATAATCCCCGAATTTAAAGGGAGTTTTCTTTTTTCTTTTTCTGGAAATGAATTAAAAGAAAACCTTCCTAAGATATTATCCTGTGTCTCTTTGGATGGGACGCGTCCGGAACTTAGTGGGGTTAATGTCATTTTGGGAGACAGGGAAGTTGCTTTGGCGGCCACAGACAGCTTTCGACTATTTGAAGTTAAGTGTGCCATCAAGGTGAAAAAAGAAGATGAATTTACCGCGTTTTTGTCAAAAACTAATTCCATAATCATTCCCAGTGGAACACTTCTTGAGGTTTTGCGGGTAATCAGCCAAGAGGATCAGGAGGTGGAGGTAGCAGTGGAAGAAAATCAGATATTTTTTCAGATCGACAATGTGCGGATAGTCTCCCGCCTGATAAACGGAAAATACCCGGAATATAAACAGATCATCCCCAAGGAATTTTCCACCCAGGCGATCATAAGTAAAGAAGAGGCTCTTCGGGCGGTCAAGATTGGCAGTTTTTTTACCAATAGCAAGTCGGGAGAAGTTAGTTTTAAGTTGAACCAAAAAGAAGGGAAAATTTCTGTTTTGGCCCAGTCAGAAGAAAAGGGAGAAAATAAGACCGAAGTCAAAGCTAAAATCGATGGATTGGACCAAGACATTGTTTTTAATCCCCGCTACATCCTGGATGGAATTAATGCCATTAACACCCCCCAGGTGGCATTTCTGGCCAACAGCGGCTCTTCACCGGTAGTTCTCCGGATGGCGAATGAAAAAGAAGGCAAGGTTGAAATTGACGAAAAATCTACAT
This window of the Parcubacteria group bacterium genome carries:
- the dnaN gene encoding DNA polymerase III subunit beta — translated: MKITCTQENFKKAIYNTERVIGKQSTLPILENILLETEKGMLKFSATNLEIGVFLKVGAKIEKEGKITIPAKIISNFVNNLPQGENITIETDDQVLRIKSGNSKASIKGLSAQDFPIIPEFKGSFLFSFSGNELKENLPKILSCVSLDGTRPELSGVNVILGDREVALAATDSFRLFEVKCAIKVKKEDEFTAFLSKTNSIIIPSGTLLEVLRVISQEDQEVEVAVEENQIFFQIDNVRIVSRLINGKYPEYKQIIPKEFSTQAIISKEEALRAVKIGSFFTNSKSGEVSFKLNQKEGKISVLAQSEEKGENKTEVKAKIDGLDQDIVFNPRYILDGINAINTPQVAFLANSGSSPVVLRMANEKEGKVEIDEKSTYVVMPIKN
- the infB gene encoding translation initiation factor IF-2 yields the protein MDNENQKLARIPASVTVKRLAEILNLPISKIITELMGNNILATINEEIDFETASIIAQDLGFSTKEDALCSEKEIITLEKLVEIIKKEKESDKILESRSPIVTILGHVDHGKTTLLDTIRKTSVAAKEAGGITQHISAYQVKKKGEWITFVDTPGHEAFSAMRERGVSIADVAVLVVAADDGVRPQTKEVISYLKEKKMPVIVAINKVDKPEANIIKVKQELADNGIVIEEWGGDVIAVEVSAKQGLGIDNLLENILLVTEVEDFKADFKRDGLAIILEAHLDSKKGPVATALVKTGTLKVGQDVVAGVVTGRIRRMEDFTGRSVNVAEPSMPVTIMGLGSVAKTNDILQIVSKKSFSEMKSQASGSNALKTKIDQSSLEGGVKRLKVILKTDVQGSLEAIEQILSTIKSEDVAVQYIGTGVGNITESDVKIAESAGAIIFGFNVVVTPVAKRLSEGAGVSMKVYNIIYELVEEVKKMLSDMLPVEIERTDLGILKVLAIFKTGKRDMIVGGRVSEGKMIKGENIEVKREGEIIGKGKMANLQQNKQNTQEVNQGNECGLTFEGGVKIKEGDNLICYREEEKKRKL
- a CDS encoding helix-turn-helix domain-containing protein; translated protein: MEIKQVLEQFGLEGRKADVYLAALELGGTTVLEIAKKAGIKRTTTYDILLDLKEKGLISETVKGKKTLYLGEDPEKIQKDLKIKEEMFAEILPQLKSIHNTAGNKPKIRFYEGKEGLREVYNDTLKYSGEILGFASEDVVKILGHDWAWDYMKRRKQKHLTARFIMPATEFMQKEVASQDQEQLRSSKVVDPKKYPFSIEINIYGFSKVALMSSKEETGLIIESSEIYKTMKLIFELIWDNLPEIKKI
- the rbfA gene encoding 30S ribosome-binding factor RbfA, which gives rise to MPYRISKINELIKQQISDIITRELNLKPGVFLTVAKVDTSRDLRYTRIFISIFPEREINYALETLKKETYLIQGKLNKKLFIKIIPKIEFIVDTTESKADEVEKLLNDINRD
- a CDS encoding deoxyribonuclease IV; its protein translation is MNIGCHVSIAGGIQNAPERAAKLGCEVMQIFTRSPQGGKTPEITEETIQSFKIQNSKFKILEIYIHAPYYINFASANNRIRYGSVRAIREELERGSLLDAKYVMTHLGSAKELGEKESIQKVVHMLQKTLEGYKGKTKLLLENSAGTGDIIGDNLGELGEVIKKINDKNIAGICLDTQHSFASGYDWRDFEKTLERIDEEIGAENIKLIHANDSKSDCGSNIDRHEHIGQGKIGLDAFKNIVALAKSQNIDMLCETEFPGNKNDIEILKKLRN
- a CDS encoding DUF4446 family protein — translated: MNTFFLLVENSLSWVVILLAVFVIVLIVIVFYVLAKTRGLERKSAILFEGKDGKSLEELMLKNSTDIKSLDIEIQELYNISNKIHQLSFSSIHKVGIIRFNPFGDIGGDQSFSVALLDGKNTGVVISSLHTKEGTRVYSKPIAKGEEEKYPLTEEEKKVVKIAMQKKPSKV
- a CDS encoding nucleotidyl transferase AbiEii/AbiGii toxin family protein, with the translated sequence MNNLELKEYIKKLGISADQILREEAEMEFLKDFSESKLSSNVVFYGGTALRLAYNSPRFSEDLDFLTIKNIRFSEFKKLMEKIEKNHSGWKLTDTKEKRQTIFALFNIYDEKLKHSFSVKIEIHKPERKTKFKTDLMLIKSPISINEPLVLVPALQELKTFKEMALMQRRKARDIFDLWYISQVLRENFVLPKKVPPYSAREFKNELQVFLPKKYYPIVSQLYEKITGKN
- the dnaA gene encoding chromosomal replication initiator protein DnaA → MTNEELWQAALGEIELSISKANFITWFKNTSILSSERGKIVIGVPNGFSKEWLENKYRSYIIKALQNFHKEVFEISCLIYSPSNISQDKPKNVDAIKNPEQYQVSSAIPKNIQFKPFGAKSSNLNSRYLFENFIIGENNELARAACWAVSQNLGKVYNPLFIYGNVGLGKTHLLQSIGNEVLKNNPQKNVVYITLEKFATDLIESIKNGRVSEFKATFQQVDLLIIDDIQFLSGKEKTQNEFFHIFNALYQLNKQLVLSSDRPPKSIATIEDRLRSRFEGGMIADIGRPDLETRMAILKEKSAEKGLPLTEEVSRFIAENIKNNIRELEGALNRIIALSELGGKEPTLDFVKKTLETTISSGKKQGINHQNVIDLVSDFYNVSQEDLLNKGRKQEVALARQVAMYLMRSELNISYPGIGEKFGGRDHTTALHAFEKINRELDVNERIKEAVFTLKERLYQLD
- a CDS encoding bifunctional oligoribonuclease/PAP phosphatase NrnA — translated: MKSFVKEFTTLNYIINKSNNVLLFAHTNPDGDTIGANLALREYIASLGKKVDIACFDPFPNYLNEIFHAEFVFPDKLDMSSYDAVIACDSVERGFDRIFEKISLNQATVLIDHHPDIHLQGDANIMDSSCSSVCEMIYRFFVFCNLKITKEIATCLMAGILGDTGSFQHSNTSTYVMNIASDLMKKGAPISKIVDIVFANKKISTLKLWGRAFEKAKINPRNGMIATVLTEDDIKDCEASTEDIAQVASILNTVPGTKFSLILSQREGDNIKGSLRSEEYKGVDVSEIAHQFGGGGHKLASGFEVKGKIVETEEGWEIV